One Penaeus monodon isolate SGIC_2016 chromosome 34, NSTDA_Pmon_1, whole genome shotgun sequence DNA segment encodes these proteins:
- the LOC119594617 gene encoding tubulin alpha-8 chain-like, with translation MSGKKPRKILGKGKVRMLRCAVRGPVLSADMNPKTRMPDKSWATDPDSREDVTGPLKRECLALHVGQAGCQMGSASWELLCLEHGIRPDGSLCKTASDNASLGTFFSETGSGKYVPRTVFVDLEPAVINQVRIGTYRQLFHPEQLISGKEDAANNYARGHFTIGREAINLVVEQIRKLADTCTNLQGFLVFHSLGGGTGSGFTSHLMEKLSIDYGKKNKLEVAIYPAPQLATAVVEPYNSILATHSTLEHFDCTFMVDNEALYDICRRDLNIERPTYANLNRLIGQVVSSITAALRFDGSLNTDLKEIQTNLIPFPRIHFPVVSYSPVVTAERVYHERFTVDKITKATFEPANQMVKCDPRHGKYMACCLLYRGDVVPKDVNASISSIKCNRSIKFVDWCPTGMKLGINGQPPTVVPNGDLAKVSRAVCTLSNTTAIAEAWARLNRKFDLMYAKRAFVHWYVGEGMEEGEFSEAREDLAALEKDYEKIGFNNVRDEEQGDDL, from the exons AAAACCAGGATGCCAGATAAGTCATGGGCTACAGACCCA GATAGCCGCGAAGATGTCACCGGCCCGTTAAAG CGTGAGTGCCTCGCTCTGCACGTGGGGCAGGCCGGGTGCCAGATGGGAAGCGCCAGCTGGGAACTCCTCTGCCTCGAGCATGGCATCAGGCCCGACGGCTCCCTCTGCAAGACCGCCTCAGACAACGCTTCTTTGGGGACGTTCTTCAGCGAGACTGGTTCGGGAAAGTACGTCCCCAGGACAGTGTTCGTGGATCTCGAACCCGCTGTTATTA ATCAAGTGCGTATAGGCACCTATCGCCAGCTCTTCCACCCTGAGCAGCTGATTAGTGGAAAGGAGGACGCAGCCAACAATTATGCACGAGGCCATTTCACCATCGGCAGGGAGGCCATCAACCTCGTCGTAGAGCAAATCAGGAAGTTGGCTGACACCTGCACGAACCTCCAGGGCTTCCTGGTGTTCCACTCCTTGGGCGGCGGCACTGGCTCCGGCTTCACCTCCCACCTCATGGAAAAACTCTCCATCGACTACGGCAAGAAGAACAAGCTGGAGGTTGCCATCTACCCTGCCCCGCAGTTGGCCACGGCCGTCGTCGAACCCTACAACTCCATCTTAGCCACTCACAGTACCTTGGAGCACTTCGACTGCACCTTTATGGTCGATAACGAAGCTTTGTACGACATCTGCCGCAGGGACCTGAACATCGAGCGCCCCACCTACGCCAACCTGAACCGTCTCATCGGCCAGGTCGTCTCCTCCATCACCGCGGCTCTCAGGTTCGACGGCTCCCTCAACACTGACCTGAAGGAGATACAGACAAACTTGATTCCATTTCCAAGGATCCATTTTCCTGTCGTAAGCTACTCACCCGTCGTCACCGCCGAAAGGGTCTACCACGAGCGGTTCACAGTCGACAAGATAACGAAAGCCACGTTCGAGCCCGCGAACCAGATGGTCAAGTGCGACCCACGCCATGGCAAGTACATGGCCTGCTGCTTGTTGTACCGTGGCGACGTCGTGCCCAAAGACGTGAACGCTAGTATTTCTTCAATCAAGTGCAATCGTTCAATAAAATTCGTGGACTGGTGTCCAACTGGCATGAAATTGGGCATTAATGGCCAGCCCCCCACCGTGGTGCCCAACGGCGATCTGGCCAAGGTGTCCCGCGCCGTCTGCACGCTGTCCAACACCACCGCCATAGCCGAGGCCTGGGCTCGCCTCAACCGCAAGTTCGACCTAATGTACGCCAAGCGCGCCTTCGTGCACTGGTACGTCGGAGAGGGCATGGAGGAGGGTGAGTTCTCCGAGGCCCGCGAGGACCTGGCTGCTCTCGAGAAGGACTATGAAAAGATTGGCTTCAACAATGTGCGCGACGAGGAGCAGGGCGATGATCTGTAG